The region GAGAGGTGAGGGGAGTGTCCATGGGGCTGAGGAGAGCAGAGCTCCAGGACTGACCATCTGTGGGTCAGGGGGAAGGCTCCACCTCTGGGTGGTGTTCAGCTGAGTTGCTTGGCTAAAGACAttcctgcctttgggcagggagAAATGATGGCTGGGGAGGTCTTTGGGATATACAGGTATCTCAGGGAGTCTGGGATGATTCTGAGGCCAGAGATGCTGCCTGCTAAAGCACTACCCCAGGCCACGGTGCCCACGGGAGACGGAGGGAAGGGGCCAGCCTGGGAGGGATCAGATACTCCTCTTGCTGAACAGGGAATGAGACAGAGCTGTCCTCCCTGCCCCGACCTGCTCCAGTCCAAGCCGGGTGAGCAAGCAGCCCTTTGCCTGCCCTTGCCTCCCTGTCACACACAGGCTGTATGTATCTCAGCAACCACGCACAGTGCTCTTAGGCCTCTCAGGGCTTCATAACCCTGCGTAGAGCTGCCTGGCTGGACCCCAGCTGGCTCCATGCGGAGATGGCTCTCTGCCCCCGGCTCCCAGCTGAGGGGACGTGGTTGAATGTGAGAGCGGCCAGGTTGGGCCATCTCCTCCAGCACCCCACTGCTAAGAGCAGGCAGTAGCAGAAGTGTACAATAAGCTGTAGGATGTCCATTATCAAGGATGCTGTGGTGAATGGCCTCCCTGACTGTACCCAGCTCTGACCGGCTGCCAACATCTCTTGCTCTGTTCCTGGCTCCGTAGCTCGAGATTAATGACATGACCAAGTCCTGGGGCCTGGAGGTAGACCGGGTGGAGCTGACCATGGAGGCCGTGCTgcagctgccccaggagagccttGCGGGCCCCCTCGCTGCCCTGCCACCGGTGCCCGGGCTGGAGGGTCTTGACAGCACCATCCAGCAGCTGGCTGCCCATCTCTTCAGCAACACTCTGGCTCTGACAGGCAGTGCCAACAGCACCCCGGAGGCAGGTAACCGGCTCCAGTGCCGCCCCTTGTCTGTTACGTGGGTGTCTGTCCCTCCAGTCCAATGGCCTTGGAATCTGCTGGTGCTTtcccttgtgttttacaggggaGTCAAAGTCTCCAGGATATGATGTTCCTACGAGCGCAGTGCAAATAGGCCgtcagggagaggagagaggactATTTAGAGCACAGCTCAGTAGAACATTCAGCACAGCACAGACTTTATAAAAAGACATTGGAGAAACCGCTCAGGAGACCAGGAATGTGTCTGTGGGAACCTGGGCTCCAAGGATGGGTGTGTTCCCGTGCCAACTTAGATCTCACCATTTACATCAGGGCAAAGCCAGGGAAGGCCCTGCAATTTCTGAGATAGCTGATACTCACATTTGAGGGCAACATTTGGGCAGGATTTGGCTCAGAGACTGTCTTGTTGATAGTGATACTAAGAAGGAAGCAGCCTGGTTTGGTGGAGAGAGTTTAGCAGTGGTTTAAAAAAGGGGATTGGTTGGGGTAGCCATGATAAGATTTCTTATCAGGTGCTTTGAATTGCTCTGTGAAGATCAGGCAGGAGATCTAAAGACCCACATATTTGTTCAGGCCCCTAGTTCTTGCTCATAAGAAAAAAGATAGGCTGAAACTGTGGGTCTTCGGCTTAGCTAAATATCTTACTTCTTAGGTATTTTGGCACCAGGAAGATCAGGGCAAGAAGGAAAACGAAATCTGATGGGGGCTGGAGGAGGATATCACCTGATGGCCCATTTTTCAGAAATTCTCTATCAGTTTGTGCCCTGCTatgtctttcaggaaaaaaattccacTCCCTCGTAGTAGAGTAAGAATAACCCATTGCAGACAAAGGAGCAGGCAGTAAGAACTGGCAAAACCATGCTTCTCGCTTCTGAAAAAGCTTCTTGCTTAGCTGGAAAGTTGCTGGTTAAGTGGCTTGGTCTGCTCAGGAGACCTTTGCTGTAGAATGGCTTGTAGATCAAAGCAGACCAGCTATATTCAGCTGACCTGCCTCCATCCAAACACTCCGTCTCTGGCTTCCCCTGAATCCCACTTCCATACCCTTGTCCCCAGCAGACAGCGTGGAGACCGTGAATGAGGTGGAGCCTCCCACTGCTGCCGTCCCCACCACCAGCGCCAGGAGGAAACCCAGCGCGGACGAGCTGCTCTCAGCCGTGGAGCTCTTCCTGTCTGAGCCCTTGGTTGGCCAGGTGGGAGCGTCTTACCAGGTCAACATCACCCTGCCGAGCGGAGCCCGGAGCACCTATTTCATAGACCTTTCCTCAGGTCACTGCTCTTCATTCCTCAGGGCTGTGTGTTGAAGGTGGGAGGGTGTGATGTGCTCGTGCCTCCTTTGCATGCTGCATACCCCACTGATCTTGTCTGTAGAGGGGATCCCCAGGCAGTGAGGCCCAGAAAGGGTCCTATTTGCTAGCTGTGAAAGGCACCCTGGGGTCTTTCAGCCAAGCACTGCAGTTTGTCAATTCCGGCCTTGAGCCCACGCTACCTGGAAATCCAAAATATAATTTGCTTTGGGTTAAAAACacggattttctttttttttttccatttagaaagAGAGCATTAACGGAAACTTGGCAGCCAGGTGTCCCTGTGACTGACCAAGTGAGATTGTTAAGGGACTGCAGGGCCACATTTGGGTGTGTTGGGTCTTTTCTACAACCAGCTCGAGTGGGTGGCAGTGGAGGGACACTTATGGATAGTACCTCGGGCATGTGCCATGCTGGCAGGAATCCTCAAAGCACCTGTCCCCCTCACAGAATTTTGTGGGAGTCAGCGATGGTTTTCCTGGTGACCATGACAAAATAGGACAGGGCTTGGAAGTGGACAACTGGAGCAGGATATTGGTGGAGCAATGCAGGAGAAATTCTTCTCCATGTTCCCTATTCAGTAAGGACGCCTTCCTCCAAAATTGCCCTGCCAGGCTCTTGTCTGTCACCAGGCCCAATTCAATCCATGTGAAACTGCGGGGGGAAAGCTCTAATAGGCAAACCTGCATCCTGAGGCTCACTGTTTCTTCCCCTCCCACCTGTCCACGTCCTACAGGCAGCGGACGAGCTGGCCGTGGATTGCCAGAGGGCAGCCCCGACGTGGTCCTGGAGATGTCAGAGAAAGACCTGCAGGACCTTTTCCTGGGTGAACTTCGTCCCTTGAGTGCCTATATGAGCGGGAGGCTGCAGGTGAAAGGCGACCTGCACGTTGCTCTGAAGCTGGAGGAGCTCTTCAAGGCGATGAAGCAACGTAGATAGAgcatgtgtgtgggtgtgtgtccatgtgtctgtgtgtgcatgtgtctttGTAGGTGTGCAAAAGGCACAGGAGGGGTGAAGTCACACGTGGTGGGGAACATGGGGGTGCTACACGGCGAGGGCGTTGACTTCCCCACTTTGCAGCTCATGCTGTcccctctgcaaagcagcaggagTTGCATGtaggcagggaaactgaggcaacaGAAGCCTAGAAGTCTCCCCTGCACCTCAAGTTCCCACTCTCTTTGGGGTGAGCTCTGTTGCTtgtccttgtccttttctttccctcccctccccacccttgCCCACAACTTTACTAGTTGGGAACAAGTTGGCACCTGGCCTGTGTCCAGAGAACCCAGTTTGCCTCCAGGTCCCTTGGCCAAGAGCTGCTCCAGGGGCATAGATCAACATCCTGCTGCCTTCctggaggcgaagggaagagtgGTGGGGCTCCCCTGGGAGATCTGGGGATGAGAATCCCCTGGGAATATCATGCTGGAAGGGGCAGGAGGTGACTGGGTTGGACTGGGAAGAGCTTGGGGACACTGTAACCAAATCAGCTTGACTGAACAGTCATGATGGGAGTGGGATGGCACAAGGAGGAGAGTGAGGGTCGTCAGTGCAGCCGAAGGGAGACAACATGACCGTTGGGCCAG is a window of Dromaius novaehollandiae isolate bDroNov1 chromosome 10, bDroNov1.hap1, whole genome shotgun sequence DNA encoding:
- the STOML1 gene encoding stomatin-like protein 1 isoform X1, with the translated sequence MFSRSGYQALPLGDFDRFQQSSIGLYGAQKGFFSFGSKQDPLGQTSNAADSSQGWLSWICHGIVTSLVFLFMVATFPISGWFALKIVPTYERMIIFRLGRIRAPQGPGVVLLLPFIDHWQRVDLRTRAFNVPPCKLTSKDGAIISMGADVQFRVWDPVLSVMMVKDLITTTRMTAQNAMTKTLLKKSLREIQAEKLRIGEQLLLEINDMTKSWGLEVDRVELTMEAVLQLPQESLAGPLAALPPVPGLEGLDSTIQQLAAHLFSNTLALTGSANSTPEAADSVETVNEVEPPTAAVPTTSARRKPSADELLSAVELFLSEPLVGQVGASYQVNITLPSGARSTYFIDLSSGSGRAGRGLPEGSPDVVLEMSEKDLQDLFLGELRPLSAYMSGRLQVKGDLHVALKLEELFKAMKQRR
- the STOML1 gene encoding stomatin-like protein 1 isoform X2 — its product is MFSRSGYQALPLGDFDRFQQSSIGLYGAQKGFFSFGSKQDPLGQTSNAADSSQGWLSWICHGIVTSLVFLFMVATFPISGWFALKIVPTYERMIIFRLGRIRAPQGPGVVLLLPFIDHWQRVDLRTRAFNVPPCKLTSKDGAIISMGADVQFRVWDPVLSVMMVKDLITTTRMTAQNAMTKTLLKKSLREIQAEKLRIGEQLLLEINDMTKSWGLEVDRVELTMEAVLQLPQESLAGPLAALPPVPGLEGLDSTIQQLAAHLFSNTLALTGSANSTPEADSVETVNEVEPPTAAVPTTSARRKPSADELLSAVELFLSEPLVGQVGASYQVNITLPSGARSTYFIDLSSGSGRAGRGLPEGSPDVVLEMSEKDLQDLFLGELRPLSAYMSGRLQVKGDLHVALKLEELFKAMKQRR